In Nicotiana tabacum cultivar K326 chromosome 19, ASM71507v2, whole genome shotgun sequence, one DNA window encodes the following:
- the LOC107824988 gene encoding putative helicase CHR10 isoform X2, whose translation MNYEQRLIAASKFVYAGYSADDSPPVNTVDWGVKATLKPHQIEGVSWLIRRYRLGVNVILGDEMGLGKTLQAISLLSYLKFYLKTPGPFLVLCPLSVTDGWMSEMANFAPKLRVLSYIGEKEHRRNLRKKMYEHVNKKALSDGESLSFDVLLTTYDILLLDEDFLSQVPWSYAIIDEAQRLKNPSSVLHNVLKEHFVMPRKLLMTGTPIQNNLSELWALLHFCMPSVFGTLDQFLYAFKEAGDPSCRDADKAKEQFKILKYVIGAFMLRRTKSQLIELGTLVLPPLTEITVMAPLVALQKKVYMSILRKELTQLLALASGAPSTRSLQNMVIQLRKACSHPYLFAGIEPEPYEEGEHLVQASGKLLILDHLLQKLHAYGHRVLLFAQMTQTLDILQDYLELRKYSYERLDGSIRAEERFAAIRSFSQHSAKRRSKLEADQNGAFVFLISTRAGGVGLNLVAADTVIFYEQDWNPQVDRQALQRAHRIGQTNHVLSINLVTEQTVEEVIMRRAQRKLQLSQNIVGDDVLDQEGKEMAGAEAGDLRSVILGLHMLDPAEITNEESDEFDRTELTAMAETIIGFRNEERSAKDEFEVKPVDRLSEFNVVTKRGPESIKLDPRLDEASYLAWVEKFKEASQANHGPIFELGSRRSLPEKKHLKTEATKRKEEEEKLSKWEALGYHSLSVRYPVSAPDTDISSDSGAVHFVYGDCTHPSKVSPSEPTIIFSCVDTSGSWGHGGMFDALARLSTSVPATYERASEFHDLHLGDLHLIEITEDLTSGSDSPHAPQWVALAVVQSYNPRRKVPRGSISIPDLEHCLSKASYSAAQKSASIHMPRIGYQDGSDRSEWYTIERLLRKHAALYGINIFVYYFRRSAQS comes from the exons ATGAATTACGAGCAGAGACTAATCGCCGCATCGAAGTTCGTCTACGCCGGCTACTCAGCCGACGATTCTCCGCCGGTCAACACTGTTGACTGGGGAGTCAAAGCGACTCTTAAACCTCACCAAATTGAAGGAGTCTCATGGCTCATTCGTAGATACCGTCTAGGCGTCAACGTCATTCTCG GGGATGAG ATGGGGCTGGGGAAGACTTTGCAAGCTATATCATTGCTGAGCTATCTGAAATTCTACCTAAAGACTCCTGGACCATTCT TGGTGCTCTGTCCTCTTAGTGTGACGGATGGTTGGATGTCTGAAATGGCCAATTTCGCCCCAAAATTAAGAGTGCTATCCTATATTGGAGAAAAGGAGCACCGGCGCAATCTACGTAAGAAAATGTATGAGCATGTGAACAAGAAGGCGTTGTCTGAT GGAGAATCATTATCTTTTGATGTGCTGTTGACTACATACGACATATTATTACTTGATGAAGATTTCCTATCACAGGTTCCATGGAGTTATGCAATAATTGACGAAGCACAAAGGCTCAAAAATCCATCTAGT GTGCTGCATAATGTGCTCAAAGAGCATTTTGTTATGCCAAGGAAATTGCTGATGACCGGCACACCTATACAAAACAACCTTTCAGAGCTTTGGGCTCTGTTGCATTTCTGTATGCCTTCTGTTTTTGGAACACTGGATCAGTTTCTCTATGCATTCAAGGAAGCTGGAGATCCTTCAT GTCGTGATGCAGACAAAGCTAAGGAAcaattcaaaattttgaaatatgTAATAGGGGCATTTATGCTCCGAAGAACTAAATCTCAGCTTATTGAGTTGGGGACTCTTGTACTGCCACCTCTTACTGAGATTACTGT GATGGCACCATTGGTGGCCCTGCAAAAGAAGGTATATATGTCCATATTAAGGAAGGAGCTAACACAGCTGCTAGCACTTGCTTCTGGAGCACCCAGTACTCGGTCGTTACAGAATATG GTAATTCAACTACGAAAAGCATGCAGTCATCCTTACCTTTTTGCTGGTATAGAACCTGAACCATATGAAGAGGGAGAACACCTGGTTCAG GCTAGCGGGAAATTGCTTATTTTGGATCATCTTCTTCAAAAGCTTCATGCCTATGGACATAGAGTCCTTCTGTTTGCTCAGATGACTCAAACACTGGATATATTGCAG GATTATCTGGAATTGAGGAAATATTCTTACGAGCGTCTTGATGGTTCAATTCGCGCAGAAGAGCGCTTCGCTGCAATAAGGAGCTTCAGTCAACACTCAGCCAAGCGAAGATCAAAGTTGGAAGCTGATCAAAATGGAGCATTTGTTTTCTTGATTTCAACAAGAGCTGGTGGAGTTGGGTTGAATCTTGTGGCTGCTGATACT gtcatattttatgagCAAGACTGGAATCCCCAGGTAGACAGGCAGGCCTTGCAGCGTGCTCACCGAATTGGTCAAACAAACCATGTGTTATCTATAAATCTAGTCACAGAGCAGACGGTGGAGGAG GTCATTATGCGTAGAGCGCAACGGAAATTACAGCTTAGCCAGAATATTGTAGGAGATGATGTCTTGGATCAGGAAGGGAAAGAGATGGCAGGTGCTGAAGCTGGTGACTTGCGATCTGTTATACTTGGATTGCATATGCTAGATCCTGCAGAAATAACCAATGAGGAATCAGATGAATTTGATAGGACTGAGTTGACTGCAATGGCAGAAACGATTATTGGATTTCGCAATGAAGAACGTTCTGCTAAAGATGAGTTTGAGGTAAAGCCAGTTGACAGGTTAAGTGAGTTCAATGTTGTCACAAAAAGGGGTCCAGAATCTATTAAGCTTGATCCTCGTCTTGATGAAGCTTCATATCTCGCATGGGTTGAGAAATTCAAGGAAGCATCACAGGCCAACCATGGTCCAATTTTCGAGCTTGGGAGTAGGAGAAGCTTGCCTGAGAAAAAGCATCTAAAAACTGAAGCAACAAAGAGAAAGGAAGAGGAGGAGAAGTTGTCAAAGTGGGAAGCTCTTGGATACCACTCATTATCTGTCAGATATCCTGTATCAGCTCCGGATACTGATATCTCCTCAGATTCCGGCGCTGTTCATTTTGTTTATGGGGACTGCACTCATCCTTCTAAAGTGTCTCCATCAGAGCCGACCATTATATTCAG CTGCGTTGATACATCCGGAAGCTGGGGTCATGGGGGTATGTTTGATGCATTGGCGAGACTATCAACTAGTGTACCCGCTACATATGAGCGAGCTTCTGAATTTCATGATCTTCATCTAGGTGATCTCCATCTTATAGAGATTACAG AGGATCTCACTAGTGGCAGTGATTCACCTCATGCTCCTCAATGGGTAGCTTTGGCTGTTGTGCAGTCCTACAATCCTAGGCGCAAAGTCCCACGTGGCAGTATCTCCATCCCTGATTTGGAGCATTGTCTATCAAAAGCATCATATTCAGCTGCTCAAAAGTCTG CATCAATCCACATGCCAAGAATTGGTTATCAGGATGGTTCTGACAGGTCAGAATGGTATACAATTGAACGTCTGCTGCGGAAGCATGCTGCTCTCTACGGCATAAATATCTTTGT GTATTATTTCCGGCGTTCAGCACAGAGCTAA
- the LOC107824988 gene encoding putative helicase CHR10 isoform X1, whose translation MGLGKTLQAISLLSYLKFYLKTPGPFLVLCPLSVTDGWMSEMANFAPKLRVLSYIGEKEHRRNLRKKMYEHVNKKALSDGESLSFDVLLTTYDILLLDEDFLSQVPWSYAIIDEAQRLKNPSSVLHNVLKEHFVMPRKLLMTGTPIQNNLSELWALLHFCMPSVFGTLDQFLYAFKEAGDPSCRDADKAKEQFKILKYVIGAFMLRRTKSQLIELGTLVLPPLTEITVMAPLVALQKKVYMSILRKELTQLLALASGAPSTRSLQNMVIQLRKACSHPYLFAGIEPEPYEEGEHLVQASGKLLILDHLLQKLHAYGHRVLLFAQMTQTLDILQDYLELRKYSYERLDGSIRAEERFAAIRSFSQHSAKRRSKLEADQNGAFVFLISTRAGGVGLNLVAADTVIFYEQDWNPQVDRQALQRAHRIGQTNHVLSINLVTEQTVEEVIMRRAQRKLQLSQNIVGDDVLDQEGKEMAGAEAGDLRSVILGLHMLDPAEITNEESDEFDRTELTAMAETIIGFRNEERSAKDEFEVKPVDRLSEFNVVTKRGPESIKLDPRLDEASYLAWVEKFKEASQANHGPIFELGSRRSLPEKKHLKTEATKRKEEEEKLSKWEALGYHSLSVRYPVSAPDTDISSDSGAVHFVYGDCTHPSKVSPSEPTIIFSCVDTSGSWGHGGMFDALARLSTSVPATYERASEFHDLHLGDLHLIEITEDLTSGSDSPHAPQWVALAVVQSYNPRRKVPRGSISIPDLEHCLSKASYSAAQKSASIHMPRIGYQDGSDRSEWYTIERLLRKHAALYGINIFVYYFRRSAQS comes from the exons ATGGGGCTGGGGAAGACTTTGCAAGCTATATCATTGCTGAGCTATCTGAAATTCTACCTAAAGACTCCTGGACCATTCT TGGTGCTCTGTCCTCTTAGTGTGACGGATGGTTGGATGTCTGAAATGGCCAATTTCGCCCCAAAATTAAGAGTGCTATCCTATATTGGAGAAAAGGAGCACCGGCGCAATCTACGTAAGAAAATGTATGAGCATGTGAACAAGAAGGCGTTGTCTGAT GGAGAATCATTATCTTTTGATGTGCTGTTGACTACATACGACATATTATTACTTGATGAAGATTTCCTATCACAGGTTCCATGGAGTTATGCAATAATTGACGAAGCACAAAGGCTCAAAAATCCATCTAGT GTGCTGCATAATGTGCTCAAAGAGCATTTTGTTATGCCAAGGAAATTGCTGATGACCGGCACACCTATACAAAACAACCTTTCAGAGCTTTGGGCTCTGTTGCATTTCTGTATGCCTTCTGTTTTTGGAACACTGGATCAGTTTCTCTATGCATTCAAGGAAGCTGGAGATCCTTCAT GTCGTGATGCAGACAAAGCTAAGGAAcaattcaaaattttgaaatatgTAATAGGGGCATTTATGCTCCGAAGAACTAAATCTCAGCTTATTGAGTTGGGGACTCTTGTACTGCCACCTCTTACTGAGATTACTGT GATGGCACCATTGGTGGCCCTGCAAAAGAAGGTATATATGTCCATATTAAGGAAGGAGCTAACACAGCTGCTAGCACTTGCTTCTGGAGCACCCAGTACTCGGTCGTTACAGAATATG GTAATTCAACTACGAAAAGCATGCAGTCATCCTTACCTTTTTGCTGGTATAGAACCTGAACCATATGAAGAGGGAGAACACCTGGTTCAG GCTAGCGGGAAATTGCTTATTTTGGATCATCTTCTTCAAAAGCTTCATGCCTATGGACATAGAGTCCTTCTGTTTGCTCAGATGACTCAAACACTGGATATATTGCAG GATTATCTGGAATTGAGGAAATATTCTTACGAGCGTCTTGATGGTTCAATTCGCGCAGAAGAGCGCTTCGCTGCAATAAGGAGCTTCAGTCAACACTCAGCCAAGCGAAGATCAAAGTTGGAAGCTGATCAAAATGGAGCATTTGTTTTCTTGATTTCAACAAGAGCTGGTGGAGTTGGGTTGAATCTTGTGGCTGCTGATACT gtcatattttatgagCAAGACTGGAATCCCCAGGTAGACAGGCAGGCCTTGCAGCGTGCTCACCGAATTGGTCAAACAAACCATGTGTTATCTATAAATCTAGTCACAGAGCAGACGGTGGAGGAG GTCATTATGCGTAGAGCGCAACGGAAATTACAGCTTAGCCAGAATATTGTAGGAGATGATGTCTTGGATCAGGAAGGGAAAGAGATGGCAGGTGCTGAAGCTGGTGACTTGCGATCTGTTATACTTGGATTGCATATGCTAGATCCTGCAGAAATAACCAATGAGGAATCAGATGAATTTGATAGGACTGAGTTGACTGCAATGGCAGAAACGATTATTGGATTTCGCAATGAAGAACGTTCTGCTAAAGATGAGTTTGAGGTAAAGCCAGTTGACAGGTTAAGTGAGTTCAATGTTGTCACAAAAAGGGGTCCAGAATCTATTAAGCTTGATCCTCGTCTTGATGAAGCTTCATATCTCGCATGGGTTGAGAAATTCAAGGAAGCATCACAGGCCAACCATGGTCCAATTTTCGAGCTTGGGAGTAGGAGAAGCTTGCCTGAGAAAAAGCATCTAAAAACTGAAGCAACAAAGAGAAAGGAAGAGGAGGAGAAGTTGTCAAAGTGGGAAGCTCTTGGATACCACTCATTATCTGTCAGATATCCTGTATCAGCTCCGGATACTGATATCTCCTCAGATTCCGGCGCTGTTCATTTTGTTTATGGGGACTGCACTCATCCTTCTAAAGTGTCTCCATCAGAGCCGACCATTATATTCAG CTGCGTTGATACATCCGGAAGCTGGGGTCATGGGGGTATGTTTGATGCATTGGCGAGACTATCAACTAGTGTACCCGCTACATATGAGCGAGCTTCTGAATTTCATGATCTTCATCTAGGTGATCTCCATCTTATAGAGATTACAG AGGATCTCACTAGTGGCAGTGATTCACCTCATGCTCCTCAATGGGTAGCTTTGGCTGTTGTGCAGTCCTACAATCCTAGGCGCAAAGTCCCACGTGGCAGTATCTCCATCCCTGATTTGGAGCATTGTCTATCAAAAGCATCATATTCAGCTGCTCAAAAGTCTG CATCAATCCACATGCCAAGAATTGGTTATCAGGATGGTTCTGACAGGTCAGAATGGTATACAATTGAACGTCTGCTGCGGAAGCATGCTGCTCTCTACGGCATAAATATCTTTGT GTATTATTTCCGGCGTTCAGCACAGAGCTAA